A part of Candidatus Diapherotrites archaeon genomic DNA contains:
- a CDS encoding DUF296 domain-containing protein — protein MVELGKITILSIVYDDGDEILSGFKKALSENNVQKCRIISVEGKIKAFDINIFVGGAFTPRHLDEEYRLTSIHGVFFEKGNLGYKGEMTVSLAGDGHKMLGGDLIQAKASGTVTIKAEVLESK, from the coding sequence ATGGTTGAATTAGGGAAGATCACAATCCTTTCAATTGTGTATGATGACGGCGATGAAATTTTAAGCGGCTTCAAAAAAGCCCTGTCAGAGAACAATGTCCAGAAATGCAGGATTATTTCCGTTGAGGGAAAGATAAAGGCCTTTGATATTAATATCTTTGTTGGAGGCGCTTTTACGCCAAGGCATTTGGATGAAGAATACAGGCTTACCTCTATTCATGGAGTCTTTTTTGAGAAAGGCAATTTGGGTTATAAGGGGGAGATGACTGTTTCCCTAGCTGGAGACGGCCACAAAATGCTTGGCGGGGACTTAATTCAAGCAAAAGCCTCAGGGACTGTGACAATAAAAGCCGAAGTTCTTGAAAGCAAATAA
- a CDS encoding PRC-barrel domain-containing protein: MTVRLSKLFGMDIYTDTAEYKGKVFDLIINLEKGRIETITTEPLKVKSKQEAKKIISEKSIPYRNVKSTKDIILVTTAKIPMEEEKEEVAQTVMPRHSQYIRHRR; this comes from the coding sequence ATGACTGTCAGACTATCCAAACTATTTGGGATGGACATCTACACTGATACAGCAGAGTACAAGGGCAAGGTATTTGACTTAATAATCAACCTAGAGAAAGGCAGAATTGAGACAATTACCACAGAGCCACTAAAGGTAAAATCAAAGCAGGAAGCAAAGAAAATAATAAGCGAAAAAAGCATTCCCTACAGAAACGTCAAGTCAACAAAAGACATAATCCTAGTTACTACAGCAAAGATTCCAATGGAAGAAGAGAAAGAAGAAGTAGCCCAAACAGTAATGCCAAGGCATTCCCAATATATAAGACACAGGAGATAA
- the xerA gene encoding site-specific tyrosine recombinase/integron integrase yields the protein MEEIKGAIEKFRQELIVAGYSKRTIKMYLNYVEEFLSFLNKAPEQTAKEDIISFIAKKKEKDNLSNASISLIYSSLKYFYHNYLHLKIMDEIKMPRKEKKLPSVLSVEEVKKLIGATKRGRNRLVVQFLYSTGTRVSECANIKLNDLDLEQKIAKVRGGKGNKDRTIILSDYWVKELNKYLNKKNVKSEFVFSKKNGKPITTTTIERIVRKAAQKAGITKRVTAHTMRHSFATHLLESGENIRKIQELLGHENLSTTQIYTTISTAELKKTINPLDKLKNST from the coding sequence ATGGAAGAAATAAAGGGTGCAATAGAGAAGTTCAGGCAGGAGCTAATAGTGGCAGGCTATTCTAAAAGGACAATTAAAATGTACTTAAATTATGTAGAAGAATTCCTTTCTTTTTTAAATAAAGCGCCAGAACAGACTGCAAAAGAAGATATAATTTCCTTTATCGCGAAAAAAAAGGAGAAGGATAATTTAAGCAATGCCTCCATTTCCCTTATTTATTCTTCACTAAAATATTTCTATCACAATTACCTGCACCTCAAGATAATGGATGAAATAAAGATGCCAAGGAAAGAGAAGAAGCTTCCCTCAGTTCTTTCTGTTGAAGAAGTAAAAAAATTAATTGGGGCTACTAAGAGGGGCAGGAACCGGCTTGTGGTGCAGTTCCTTTACAGCACAGGCACAAGAGTGAGTGAATGCGCTAACATTAAATTAAATGATCTTGATTTGGAACAAAAAATTGCCAAGGTTAGGGGGGGAAAAGGAAACAAGGACAGAACAATAATTCTCTCTGATTACTGGGTCAAGGAGCTTAACAAATACTTAAATAAGAAAAATGTAAAATCAGAATTTGTCTTCTCAAAAAAGAACGGCAAACCTATTACCACAACTACAATAGAAAGAATTGTGAGAAAGGCAGCTCAAAAGGCAGGAATAACTAAAAGGGTTACTGCTCATACAATGCGCCATAGCTTTGCAACGCACCTCCTTGAATCTGGGGAAAATATAAGGAAGATCCAAGAGCTTTTAGGGCATGAAAATTTGTCCACAACACAAATATACACAACCATTTCTACTGCAGAACTTAAAAAAACAATAAATCCCCTTGATAAATTGAAAAATAGCACATGA